The following proteins come from a genomic window of Rhodohalobacter sp. 614A:
- a CDS encoding TIGR04283 family arsenosugar biosynthesis glycosyltransferase, protein MNEPDFSIIIPTFNEEERLDDLLSYLEKNSGNFVLEIIIADGGSTDQTIEVAKKNDVKIVRCNRRGRAAQMNEGAGAATGSLLYFLHADTTPPPEFTVYINKAIKRGYTSGCFRLSFDDSHPALRLYGWFTRFSITLFRFGDQSLFVKKELFQKVGGFDETLIVMEDQKIVRELKKRGKFRVLNESVETSARRYKRNGEIRLQLVFTLIVFLYYIGADQSTLVRVYNTFIRTGNHA, encoded by the coding sequence ATGAATGAGCCTGATTTCAGTATCATCATTCCTACATTTAATGAAGAAGAACGCCTGGATGATCTTCTCAGTTATCTGGAAAAAAATTCCGGGAATTTTGTTCTTGAGATCATTATTGCCGATGGTGGCAGTACGGACCAAACGATTGAGGTTGCTAAAAAGAACGACGTAAAAATTGTCCGTTGCAATCGAAGGGGGCGTGCCGCACAGATGAACGAAGGTGCCGGTGCGGCGACAGGATCACTGCTCTATTTTCTTCATGCGGATACCACTCCCCCACCGGAATTTACAGTTTATATTAATAAGGCAATTAAGAGAGGATATACGAGCGGCTGTTTTCGGCTCTCGTTCGATGATTCTCATCCGGCCCTGAGATTGTACGGTTGGTTTACCCGTTTTTCAATCACGCTTTTCCGGTTTGGCGACCAAAGTTTATTCGTTAAAAAAGAGCTCTTTCAGAAGGTTGGAGGATTTGACGAAACGTTGATTGTAATGGAGGATCAAAAGATCGTAAGAGAGCTAAAGAAGAGAGGGAAATTCAGAGTGTTGAATGAGTCGGTGGAAACCTCAGCCAGACGATACAAACGAAACGGCGAAATTCGGTTACAGCTGGTGTTTACTCTTATTGTTTTTCTGTACTACATAGGCGCCGATCAATCAACGTTAGTACGTGTTTATAATACGTTTATCCGTACAGGAAATCATGCTTAA